TCCAAATTATGTGGTTTGTTGAAGGGCAAAGGTACAAcatcgtaaaatataatttaattaacataaattaaattgatgttAGCCTCGAACAACTATACAATTTATTACCTACATATTACTGAGATTAGAGTACAaacaaaaccttaataaatagatatagacGATTAGTGCAAAAAAACTTTCTCTTTGAGGAACAAATAATAAACGACCTCTTTTGTTCTGTTGGTTTGGCCTGTTTTGTCGTCACTGATACGGCACCGGAAAATCAAAACGGCAGCTTTAAAATAGTATTGTCTATGGCATATTTTAAATCGATGGAGTTTTCGAAGAATAGCGTTTGCCCTAGGTTCAACACGGACAGTGTTAAACGTACAACAGGTTCTCAGGatctgtatattaaaaatagatattaagTTTATAGTTCATTTAAGTTGATGCTCAGTTTATGCTGTGCGGTTGGGTTAAAAGAATATAATCTAACAGTAATTTAGTGCATTAGTAATAGTCCTCAtgactaatatataatttataacttcgacagttttaatattttactgtcatttttttatagattcttgtaataataatgcGTTTTCATGTGTTTGACTCATAtgttacgtatatataatagatatataatatatattctttcagCTTACGCTAGCAATTGAACTAAATTTATAGAAGaatgcatttattattaatattttcagaaCAAGTTGTCACAAAACTTACGAATAACGTCTATGCTGTAATCGCTGGTCTGCCTTTGCCTTTCGTCGGCGTGGCCGGAGTGAGCGCGTGCACTCAGGTGAAGCACGCCGACACCGGGGAAAGCGCGCCTTGTCCACTCGCCCCCAACAAGGAATACATCTACACTAATTCATTCCACATTGAGTCCTTCTATCCACAAGTGCCACTCCGCGTCCACTGGGGCCTCAACGATGGCAAAGAGGATGTGGTGTGTTTTGAAGTACCGGCAGTAATTACTGCGGCGTCTAAGaagaattaaattttgaaaactaTTTCTGGTTTTTCCAAATTGTAGTTAGCATGATTGTACTGGACATAATTATCTTGTAAATTAAAGGTTGTAGTTTTGTCTTGAgagacttatttttataataaatctataatacgcaataaaacagtattttattacaacatgttatatttacttaaattcttTTTATGATACTTAAAttctatacaatataaatataaatctattttaactataaaaatattaaatgatccATTGATATATGATTCTAATCCTCATTGTTACTTGGACTTCTTTATTTCCGCGttcataaaactaataaaatatgttttttttggcatttttttcaaatattaaaatcgtaaagaaaatttatttttataacagtttttaatttaatttaaatctgataTTACAGTATTTCaataagtttttaatgttaGAGAAAACGTCACAAATATATCGATactataatattggtatattatagtataaatatattgatctgAATATGTTTTGTTTAGAAACTGGCATTTATGCATAATATACAAgtaggtaaataatttaataatcaatgtctatttatttgtataataccctgtgttttaatattattttcctcGGCTGATTCCAAATAAAACCTAtagtttacatatatacaaagcgACCAAACAACAAATCGTttcttaaaatagtaaaattgaaTTTCTCCTAATATCGAGTAGATATTTTGACATTACTGAAATAGCAGTTATGAGCGGTACAATAAATtgcagtatatttatatattattatgtggcTGTCATTTTATTCagccattacatttttttttatttaaaaaaaatatttttgacagatGTACTTTCAGGTTTATCTGGGCAGCCGAGGTGTGATATATATGAGACATATGTTAGACGTAATTATGAAAGACGTTAAAACAGTAACATATACTAAAAGTGATCTTGAAAATATTCGTAACAAACAACACATAACTATACAATCTTTACGGGTACTTTGAAACATATGACATCGTTATTTCCATCTTTTAACGCCCAATGTACAGTGGTCTCTATCTTGGGGTAGACATCGAGTATAGGGAAGGAGTCCTTGTAGAGGTACTTAGTGCCAGCTTTGAGGGGACACGATGACTTGTCTCCATTTTCAGAtacaattttttcgcaaatccccAACCCATCAACTCCAACGAACGGCAAAGTGAGTCCAAGCAATGTAGCCGTAACTTCGTTTTTAACTTCTTTTATATCTTTATCTAAAAACGAGAAATATAATcctttaatacatattttacaacaattttaaatgtatctaGTAAAATTTAATGGTTAATGTGATTTCTTGTGTGTTTATTACAGTTAGATTAAAAGCATTCaaaaatttgtttgaaaaacaataattgtgaGATTATTGACCACGTTGAACTCTTAGGTATGGAAAATTagtctaatataaaattatttttatcaataaagtgGTTATCTTTTCTTATAAGTTAAaactcaattgtttttttttcttactatgaaaaaatgttttctgaTAATGTCACAATTATCtaaatacagtattttttaaatctgaatacagtattttaagagtaaaatttaGGCTGTCTAAATAACGAACTAAGAGACCTAAAAATGACACATTATGGTTCAGCATCATACACATCCTAATAAATACACTTCTGGTAACCATcgagataaaaaattatatattcaaacgtCAAAAAACTTTAATACGTAACCATCGAAAATCgtcttagatttttttatgtaaaactatttatatgtgTTGTTCCTAATATTATGTTCTAAAAAAAGGAATTCCAATTTCGTCAAAAATTATTCAAACTTCGAAGACATGATATTGGTTGTGATAATtatgttaaagtaaaataaaaggctattaatgtcccacagctgttCTATGTCCTGTCCCTTTGacaagaaggtttggagcttattccaccacgctgctccaatgcggttagGTGGATACTCATGTTTATTTTCCTTATCATTATTTTcatccttacgatattttccttgaTCGCCGGATCAATTCATGGACCAATGCATGGCATGGACCAATGTTCATACATTTTTGGTCATTCTCCTTAAacacatgagaattcagtgtTACCTATTTGCTTGGGTTTTAACCCGCGATCGTGGGCCATCTAGACTCATGTCGTATAATTATTTAGGAAGAATAACAATTTGTAAATGGTCAATGTGTACAGTCACTGATATAAAATGTATCAATGAATTTGactattaaattatcaattattagtACGTTTTAAAACTCTATGGTATTTGTCTGGTTGGCAATGCTTGAGCTGCTATTTTATACGCTATTGGCCTTTACGTGTTCACATAACAAACATTTcaactacaataaataaatattgattataaatatttaatatattagtataaataatacatagtatatatgatatttacattataaatgctAACAGCGATTATATCGcccattatatacatattcttattttaaacattagttTTCCTGGTtaggaatattatttaatatttgagattaaaattgcttaaataaGAAAGTTTATCTACTAACCTGTAGTAAAgtgaattgtaatattttggTTGGATCCTCTCTTAAGACGACAGGGCAATTTCTTGCATGGTGATAATTGGACATTATCTTTTAATCCTTCAAACGATTTTCCTGAAAaagatacaatattttatcagaTAAGTTATCTatcttaattaagaaaaaaattaatgtttgttagtttttccGCTATGCGTTTCTAAATCATACATCcgatttttatgattaaaatattataagacctTCTACGTATTCCCAAGAAGATATTCATAGCTCAAAAATAACGTCAAGAACTTTTCGTTATATGTTCTGCAATATAAACGTTGTATGTTAAGATGTTCAATGCGCTTGCTAAGCCGGGACAGGTAGCTAGTTGATaatgaattgaaatattttaaaatatttgatcaaaataattaatacattcttGAAAGAGGCCTTCGTTGATCCAATTAAGTATAAAATGGATACAGTCACGTAAAtttttacatgtatttatatatactattactaTTCAAATCACGTTTGTATGTAGATTAATTCTATGGCGTGTAGCTTGACAGTCATTTCCTGCTACCGGATGATCGTTCATTTTATTCCATTCCTGATGTTTGTACATTATATTGATGAGAAAACTATTAAATGAATACTGTGTGTACACTTCTAACGATACTAAAGCAACATcataaaacaaagaataaaataatgaattcctGCAAACTTCCTATCTCCGACAGATATTGGCCTGGCACAAGAATTGATCCCGAGACCTAGTCACTAGACCTCGAgtgtttttacaataaatatgacaGCAAAAttctcttcacgcctcgtttgatggaacccgggttgtaagaggaggggaacacgtgagctggtaaggaattccatttttggaagtgcgacaaagaaaggagttgccaaatttctttgttcgcgatggaattgatgtcacagttaggcggtgacatcgagaaccagatcgcgtggacttaagaaggaagggggaagcaggaattagagagaataattcctcagagcactcgccgtgatatagTCGATAGAatgcgctcagtgctgctatctcacgacgcaattgtaaaggttcaagggtgtttgtgacctttacgtcgccaataatgcgtacggcatgtcgctgcaaccggtccaaggcctcaagtaggtacttagcggagccatcccaaaggtgcgagcaatattccacgcaagaccgtacctgtgttttgtatagcaggcacagttgatgtggcgtgaaaaagcgccgcaccttgttcagaactccgagtttccgtgaagctgtttttataacagcctcgatgtaatcccgtggactaaggtcgcagcgaacgtcaatccccagcatggcgattttgctttgcatcaccagcggagtatcacagagggagggaagaggggaaaatgttgactttttcgccgtgagagcgcatacctgtgttttcttggcattaaactcaacaagattatcagagccccatttggcgatgagctctaacgtcctatcgagttcaatgacaagatagGCATAGAGAATTATCGCAATGGCTGGTACGTTTTAAGGAAgccatatataacaataatgttcATTATATTGTTTGAGATTTTAGTATTCATTCTGTATGTAATATTGCAAACAAGACTTTAACAGTCAATTTAGAAATTAACGTGTAATGTAAATAGTAAGCGTTTATGTAAAACTGtgtatttatgttataggaAGGTGAATGAGCAAATGgttcacctgatgttaagtggttaccaccgcctatagacattggcgatgtaaaaaatattcaccattccttatatcgatttgattgcgccaccaactttgggaacgaagatgttatgttccttgtgcctgtagttacagtgGCGCACTCATCCCGTAAAtaggaatgcaacaatactaagtattgctatttggcgatctgatgagtgggtggtacctatccagatggacttgcacaaagccttaccaaaTCTACGATAAGAAATTCTTGATCAGAAATAAGTTattcattgttaaattttaattaattaagtaattcgtcattatttaatgtatttatcagCGAAGTGATAACGATGATGAAATGTAAATAACCGCGCAGAGAAGGCCAAAGTTctcagtaataaatattaaactagctTTCTACTTAGCTACTAATAATTTACTTACTCAAGGCAACGCGCCTTTTAAAGTAAACGAAAACTAATGTTGAATTTCGTACTTGTAGATTGCTTAGATCCTTTGCAAAGACAACCCCACTTATTTCAGCTTTTCACATCAAAAACTTGTTATATATGTTTCAttaacttaaacaaaaataaaggttCTCTGTATCGGTTCTTTGTATGTGGACCAGATTAGATGTATAGATGAAAAGCTTGGAgttgtatttgttgattttatgcaaggtatattatatatatcttattatatttaattacagaggtatttatgtaatttaatttgtggAGAAGTTCTTGGTAAAATATTACTGATTAGCGGACTAGGTGGTAGCCTACATTTATAATGAtcatgtaaaatgacaattcaaaagtgattGTAAAAAGCTTACTtccattaaatatgttttgactTTGACACTCAAACTGACCCTAGTCAACTTAATAATAGGTAATACAAGTACTTAATGGTTGACTAGCAGAGTAGCAGCACAATAAGTTTGGAGAGTAATCAATAGATTAAATCTCTTCCACTATGTCAGAGGTTGCAATACTTATGTGTAAATTTAGTACTACATTGTAAAAATGCATTGCAGCTCAGTCGTTTCTACTTATACCGGATAATAAGGACTTTATCTCGTACTATTTATTAAACACTGTTATATAAACATTCGCTAACCCATCTATTCACCCGTACTGTGCTACTATATCTGATACCACGTAGCgcgtattttttcatgcgtttatttatataatgtctcGTAACTATGTACGTACGTATGTTGTAAGTTCTTTTATTGCACTCGAACAATCGTACAAggaatatactaaaaaaaaaactaaaaaaaatgtactaagGCAGACTTAacaagagatctcttccagccaaCCTATACGATACTGAGAGGAGAATAAATCAAAGTGGCAGATTTTATATCTAccaatttgatttatataacacTCACTGTAAGTTATCCAAAATTTCGATAATtccgtatattattatttttccagCTATAAGAACTATGATTCCTATGGTTAATTTCTATTTAGTATATACCAATACgaagattaaataattatccATTTATTTTTGAGACAGTATCTCCCAAGCTAGGTTAAGGCTATttgaatatgaatttaaaaactttgGTTTTGCGATgaggattttgtttttttgaatACAAGGAtaaaatgcatttatatatttaaatatgaaatcttCGAGTAGTGCGTTGAATTGACGAAATAACATAAGGTAAATACCTATTTACGGTACCCTAtggtaattttataaacaataaggAAGATATTATTTGCGACCAGGacgtttttaaaacatttaaatgatttaCCATGACGGAATTATCACGacgtgaaaaaaataataaaaaagtgtctTCGTAAAACTccaaactattaattaaaacaatcatGCGTTGATCCAGCCTGCTTtgaatttgttattgttattgtctGTAATAAATCAATTCCATCTTTACATTATTGTTCTTGCATACAAATCACTAATATTGTAGCTAAGATTATACGACGTGGTCAAGAATTGgatttattactataaacagAATCGTGAcgggaaaatattttataattgttagtaaaatgtttattataaactaaaattaaccAGTTAATCAAACGcactgagattttttttatgttgaatgCCAAAATATTTTGCTCATTTgcataaaagcaataaaaaagacaatgttttatttgtgttttgttattattatttattacacgtgTTTTATTTGGATTTATGATTCAATTATTCAAACTATAGTTAATTTCATGTCACAATTgactagaataaataaaatatatttatttgagcaATGACATTGCGAATATgatttgtttacaatttacaGTTGCACGAAACTCCTTCGATTTTAAGTGTTCtgtaaaaaatctaattatataaattaattttacgaaTTCACGAGCAGACAATTATATCTGTTTCCCAATTTAGACTACTTTAGTCATTTTTTTAGAACTTGCCAATGAACAACGCGTCTCTGCTGATTAAATATGTCTTTTTACTACTATaacatattgtaaaattaaatttaagtttaaaatgttaAGCAATCAAAGCGATTGTAAACCTACTTCGACGGAGTACGAGCGAAATAGAtagataataatcaatattttgatttgatatgcATACTATATGGATTTCACGTGTTActgaatatacatatgtaaatcaaaatcaatcttacagttttatataattaatatatacttatttatattacttaattttttgttaatattaatactcATAGAATAAAACGTGCCGCCGTCCAGCCCGTCCGATGTCTGATCAAGGCCTTAATAAGCTAACTCAAGGGTATAAAACGAAATTGAACGAATTTcaagaacttttttttatagaataggaaggcgggtgagcatatgggccacctgatattggcattgtaagaaatgttaaccatcgcttacatcaccaatgcgccaccgaccttgggaactaagatgttatgtccctcacccttcaatccggaacacaacaataccaagtactgctgttttgcgatagaatatctgatgagcgggtggtacctacccagacgagcttgcacaaagctctaccaccagtgatatatGAGAGCATTTAATATTTCTGTCGAG
The Nymphalis io chromosome 19, ilAglIoxx1.1, whole genome shotgun sequence DNA segment above includes these coding regions:
- the LOC126775876 gene encoding NPC intracellular cholesterol transporter 2-like, with translation MNKLYLIIAILSAVAIFAVRSDETPSEQCPGLQFDNLRERIQVQPCGKSHCKLRKGTNTTVVFKFKPKQVVTKLTNNVYAVIAGLPLPFVGVAGVSACTQVKHADTGESAPCPLAPNKEYIYTNSFHIESFYPQVPLRVHWGLNDGKEDVVCFEVPAVITAASKKN
- the LOC126775873 gene encoding NPC intracellular cholesterol transporter 2-like; the encoded protein is MMQAFKASESQRVRSSHLLTTADVNMFTLSAVVFFFLAFAAATDVEQCPGKSFEGLKDNVQLSPCKKLPCRLKRGSNQNITIHFTTDKDIKEVKNEVTATLLGLTLPFVGVDGLGICEKIVSENGDKSSCPLKAGTKYLYKDSFPILDVYPKIETTVHWALKDGNNDVICFKVPVKIV